The Aureispira anguillae genome contains a region encoding:
- a CDS encoding GNAT family N-acetyltransferase, whose translation MEIVLRASIESDLDVFFVNQTDDEANFMAAFTPEDPLDKAAYMEKWKRLMTMDAIHMQTIVVEGKPVGSVVKYVMEGDAEITYAIAKEFWGKGLTTKAVQQFLALETTRPIYGRVAFDNYGSQRVLEKVGFKKIGKDKGFANARGAEIEEFIYQLSKE comes from the coding sequence ATGGAAATAGTACTTCGAGCATCCATTGAATCAGATTTAGACGTTTTTTTTGTTAATCAAACCGATGATGAAGCTAATTTTATGGCTGCTTTTACACCAGAAGATCCCCTTGACAAAGCTGCTTATATGGAAAAATGGAAACGTTTGATGACGATGGATGCTATTCATATGCAAACGATTGTCGTAGAAGGAAAACCTGTTGGTTCTGTCGTTAAGTACGTTATGGAAGGAGATGCTGAAATTACCTATGCTATTGCCAAAGAGTTTTGGGGGAAAGGGCTTACAACCAAGGCTGTTCAACAGTTTTTAGCATTGGAAACTACACGACCTATTTATGGTCGAGTAGCGTTTGATAATTATGGGTCTCAGCGAGTACTTGAAAAAGTTGGATTTAAAAAAATAGGCAAAGACAAAGGATTTGCCAATGCTAGAGGAGCCGAAATTGAAGAATTTATTTATCAGCTTAGTAAAGAATAA
- a CDS encoding S41 family peptidase yields MKKIMFLLCTCFWAGAILAQKNERPSLNLDFELLEKEQAKGWQNFGKGDYKLGLDKTDPQQGNQAAFIEYEGGESDFKAWAYEIPAIYKGKKIKLTGYVKTENVSDGFAGLWMRIDPKVAFDNMQDRGIKGTTDWQKYEIELDLDPWAAKKIVVGGLLVGKGKMWVDNLTVTIDGKTLDKAPLRDLAKAEKDIEFNSDSKITTIELDEQKIEHLKQLGLIWGFLKYHHPKIALGDYNWDAELFRILPQIIASKSSSKRDKKLTKWIKKLGKFKPGSTLKAKEPHLKIKPDLDWITSSNLAPELRAELVKVKAANRSERHYYIGLNPGVGNPDFRHETGYYLPKYPDAGYRLLALYRYWNVIQYYFPYKNLIEEDWKDVLTEFIPKFIKAEDELAYKLAVLELIGRVKDTHANIWSEEGALATYWGQNSPAVKLTFVENKALVTGYIDERWKEETGLIVGDEIVKIKGESVTELVKKHLKYTPASNYPTQLRNIARKLLRTNDSILDIEFRRAGEIKRKSVKTVSVGGLNMLERYKLRDTCFKWINEDIAYLYLGSIQNNYLPNIFSEIKDSKGLIIDLRCYPSEFVVFTLGNYLMPESTAFVRFSNGSISAPGTFTYTESLNVGTKNKNYYKGKVVILINETTQSQAEYTTMAFRVAPQATVIGSTTAAADGNISPFYLPGGIRTVISGIGIYYPDKTETQRVGIIPDIELRPTVEGVQNGRDELLEKAVEVINGKK; encoded by the coding sequence ATGAAAAAAATAATGTTTCTACTGTGTACTTGCTTTTGGGCAGGAGCAATTTTGGCACAAAAGAACGAACGACCAAGCCTAAATCTAGATTTTGAATTGCTAGAAAAAGAGCAGGCAAAAGGCTGGCAAAATTTTGGAAAAGGAGATTATAAACTAGGACTTGATAAAACAGACCCTCAACAGGGAAATCAGGCTGCATTTATTGAGTATGAAGGGGGAGAATCTGATTTTAAAGCTTGGGCTTATGAGATTCCTGCGATCTATAAAGGAAAGAAGATCAAATTGACAGGTTATGTCAAAACAGAAAATGTAAGCGATGGCTTTGCTGGATTGTGGATGAGAATTGATCCTAAAGTTGCCTTTGATAATATGCAGGATCGAGGAATTAAGGGAACCACAGATTGGCAAAAGTATGAGATTGAATTGGACTTAGATCCTTGGGCTGCAAAAAAAATTGTAGTAGGGGGATTATTGGTTGGAAAAGGCAAAATGTGGGTAGACAATTTAACCGTAACCATAGATGGAAAAACCTTGGATAAAGCTCCTTTAAGAGATTTGGCTAAGGCTGAAAAAGATATCGAATTCAACAGCGACTCGAAGATCACGACTATTGAATTAGACGAACAAAAAATTGAACATTTAAAGCAGTTGGGACTTATTTGGGGCTTTCTGAAATACCATCATCCAAAGATTGCTTTAGGGGATTATAATTGGGATGCTGAATTATTTAGAATTTTGCCCCAAATCATCGCTTCTAAAAGCAGTAGTAAACGAGACAAAAAACTCACTAAATGGATTAAAAAACTGGGTAAGTTTAAACCTGGAAGTACCCTAAAAGCAAAAGAACCCCATCTTAAAATAAAGCCCGATTTAGATTGGATCACTTCCTCAAATCTTGCTCCAGAATTAAGGGCTGAGCTGGTAAAAGTAAAAGCGGCCAATCGCTCAGAACGGCATTATTATATTGGCTTAAATCCAGGCGTAGGAAATCCTGATTTTAGGCACGAAACGGGGTATTATCTCCCCAAATATCCTGATGCGGGTTACCGTCTATTAGCCTTGTATCGATACTGGAATGTTATTCAATATTATTTTCCGTATAAAAATTTAATAGAGGAAGATTGGAAAGACGTTTTAACGGAGTTTATTCCCAAGTTTATCAAAGCAGAGGATGAACTCGCCTATAAATTAGCGGTTTTAGAGTTAATTGGGCGGGTCAAGGATACCCACGCTAATATTTGGAGCGAAGAAGGCGCTTTGGCGACCTATTGGGGGCAAAATAGCCCTGCCGTAAAACTTACTTTTGTAGAAAATAAGGCACTCGTAACGGGGTATATTGACGAGAGATGGAAGGAGGAAACGGGCTTGATCGTAGGGGATGAGATTGTGAAAATTAAAGGAGAATCCGTCACGGAATTGGTAAAAAAACACTTAAAATATACGCCAGCCTCCAATTATCCTACGCAGTTAAGGAATATTGCCAGAAAGTTATTGAGAACCAATGATTCTATCCTAGATATTGAATTTAGGAGGGCAGGGGAAATAAAACGCAAATCGGTTAAAACGGTTTCTGTTGGAGGACTTAATATGTTGGAACGGTATAAGCTGCGAGATACTTGTTTTAAATGGATCAATGAGGACATTGCTTATCTTTATTTAGGTTCCATACAGAATAATTATTTGCCCAATATTTTTAGTGAAATCAAAGATTCTAAAGGCTTGATTATTGATTTGAGATGTTATCCTTCCGAATTTGTGGTGTTTACTTTAGGGAACTATTTAATGCCTGAAAGTACAGCTTTTGTTCGGTTTTCAAATGGTAGTATAAGTGCACCAGGAACGTTTACGTATACAGAAAGTTTGAACGTCGGAACCAAAAATAAAAATTATTACAAAGGCAAAGTAGTGATCTTAATCAATGAAACCACGCAAAGCCAAGCAGAATACACTACAATGGCTTTTAGGGTAGCGCCCCAAGCAACCGTTATTGGGTCAACGACTGCGGCAGCGGATGGCAATATTTCTCCTTTTTACCTTCCAGGAGGAATTCGAACAGTGATTAGTGGAATAGGAATATATTATCCTGATAAAACAGAAACCCAGCGAGTTGGGATTATTCCTGATATTGAGCTTAGGCCAACAGTAGAAGGCGTTCAGAACGGAAGAGATGAATTGTTAGAGAAGGCCGTAGAAGTGATTAATGGGAAAAAATAA
- a CDS encoding class I SAM-dependent methyltransferase — MILQAIRKFDLIGKFYTSKLGNQWIQNKLKAVFPHLNQHEKHIDIGCGNGMITHTLRQQQYHCTPLDVANLSIIPTVDVIVYDGLTMPFEDKKFDTALLLTVLHHTPDPVPVLKETARIAKKIIIIEDIYRNKIQQYMTYAMDTLVNLGHSSMTYQNKSDQEWKATFEALDLELVEESSKSVLFFFRQATYVLKSIH, encoded by the coding sequence ATGATTCTTCAAGCCATTCGAAAATTTGACCTTATTGGTAAATTTTATACTAGTAAATTAGGAAACCAGTGGATACAAAATAAGTTAAAAGCTGTTTTCCCCCATTTGAACCAACACGAAAAGCACATTGACATTGGTTGTGGCAATGGAATGATTACGCATACTCTAAGACAACAACAGTATCATTGCACGCCATTAGATGTTGCTAATTTGTCTATTATTCCAACGGTAGATGTAATCGTTTATGATGGTTTAACCATGCCCTTTGAAGACAAAAAGTTTGATACAGCACTGCTGTTAACGGTATTGCATCATACCCCTGATCCCGTTCCTGTACTAAAAGAAACGGCTCGAATTGCTAAAAAAATCATCATTATTGAAGATATTTACCGCAATAAGATACAGCAGTACATGACTTACGCAATGGATACTTTAGTCAATTTGGGGCATTCTAGCATGACTTACCAAAATAAATCCGATCAAGAATGGAAAGCCACCTTTGAGGCTTTGGATTTAGAGCTGGTAGAAGAATCCAGTAAATCGGTTCTCTTCTTCTTTAGGCAAGCAACCTATGTCTTAAAATCAATTCACTAA
- the rnr gene encoding ribonuclease R, translating to MTRKKKGSNKKGKNLPAKVLEKRLIDLFSKQVTARFDAKTIIRKLKISNSKDSVQHAIDQLVEKGKLEATNRGKYKWNKGATVTKRARKNGQFATGRVDATRSGSAYIICEELEDNDIFVPAHKLMGALHGDTVEVSWYTARKGKPEGEVVQIIQRKSENFIGTLSLSDKFAFVIPDNPNMQTDIFVPLKHLPKEAEDGAKVVVTITKWHTSNKNNPEGKVTTYFGTEGGNDIEMKSILIQKGFNLTFPPEVLKENAEIDTKITASEIAKRRDMRDITTFTIDPETAKDFDDALSIEYLENGNFEIGIHIADVGHYVLPGSELDKEAARRTTSVYLVDRVLPMLPEKLSNGVCSLRPEEEKLTFSAVFEMDKQGGIINEWFGKTVIYSDRRFTYEEAQEGLETGEGDYVKELQLLNRIAHKLRNKRFKKGAINFESPEVRFKLDEKGVPIDVYLKSRKDAHMLVEDFMLLANKRVGALMHGLHEKLGFVWPMVYRIHDEPDMERVNNFADFAGQMGYPLSIESPEQVKPAFGKMLKAAEGKPESDILQQLAIRTMAKAVYSTDNIGHYGLGFATYSHFTSPIRRYADVLGHRILFDYLSNNNKRMNPQKLEESCKHISRKERDAMEAERESVKYKQAEFLEAHLGDIFEGSISGITDHGIYVTIKANFCEGMIRYDKMFDDFEPDEHHFHIKSPFITYKMGDTVWVRILGANKFKRQIDLELLDPEDSDNEPPARTQLISKEVTTTKVVTEEPTNEAPKTPTTAPKETPTKPKGIQKIKVVQEPQRGKKVIKSNYIADNKAYEALLPKVEQAFNESHIKIIAKQKRAKWKYELSPSAPIGGSVLLLHFNPAAALNKGYRGQKLLSQHPFKPQGSTKTFFKTYFPNQKISEGYFSPFRSMDDKQLSNKDLDLSLPIFKAFISILKPEKIVSFSIPMIELLQKYNLLSNLEEEEVTDHTRTIITSRGFLNIEEHKIPIYFVPRPSSRLLKALKTAAWDWAFKIEE from the coding sequence ATGACAAGAAAAAAGAAAGGTTCTAATAAAAAGGGTAAAAACTTGCCCGCAAAAGTTTTAGAAAAAAGATTAATCGATTTATTTAGCAAACAAGTTACAGCTCGTTTTGATGCCAAAACCATCATTCGAAAACTAAAAATATCCAACTCCAAAGATTCTGTTCAACATGCGATTGACCAATTGGTCGAAAAAGGAAAATTAGAAGCAACTAACAGAGGAAAATACAAATGGAATAAAGGAGCTACAGTTACCAAAAGAGCTAGAAAAAATGGTCAATTTGCCACGGGGCGAGTGGATGCAACTCGTAGTGGTTCGGCTTATATTATTTGTGAAGAATTGGAAGACAATGATATTTTTGTTCCTGCTCACAAGCTAATGGGTGCCTTACACGGTGATACTGTTGAAGTATCTTGGTACACTGCTCGAAAAGGGAAACCAGAAGGTGAAGTCGTTCAAATTATACAACGCAAATCAGAAAATTTCATTGGCACCTTGTCTTTGTCGGATAAGTTTGCCTTTGTGATTCCTGATAATCCCAATATGCAGACGGATATTTTTGTCCCGCTCAAACATCTGCCCAAAGAAGCAGAAGATGGCGCAAAAGTAGTGGTAACCATTACCAAATGGCATACTAGCAACAAAAATAATCCAGAAGGAAAGGTCACTACCTATTTTGGTACAGAAGGAGGCAACGATATTGAAATGAAGTCCATTTTGATTCAAAAAGGATTTAATTTGACGTTCCCACCAGAAGTATTAAAAGAAAATGCTGAAATTGATACCAAAATCACCGCTAGTGAAATTGCCAAGCGAAGAGATATGCGTGACATTACGACCTTCACCATTGACCCCGAAACGGCAAAAGATTTTGATGATGCTTTATCGATAGAGTATTTGGAAAATGGGAATTTTGAAATTGGAATTCACATTGCAGATGTAGGACATTATGTTCTACCTGGTTCTGAATTGGATAAAGAAGCTGCTCGAAGAACTACTTCGGTTTATTTGGTAGATCGAGTCTTACCGATGCTGCCCGAAAAACTCTCCAATGGGGTTTGTTCGCTACGCCCTGAAGAAGAAAAGCTAACCTTTTCTGCTGTTTTTGAAATGGATAAGCAAGGCGGCATCATCAATGAATGGTTTGGGAAAACGGTTATTTATTCTGATCGTCGTTTTACTTACGAAGAGGCACAAGAAGGCTTAGAAACGGGGGAAGGAGATTATGTCAAAGAATTACAGTTGCTCAATCGTATTGCCCACAAGCTACGCAATAAACGCTTCAAAAAAGGAGCGATCAATTTTGAATCACCAGAAGTTCGCTTCAAGTTGGATGAAAAGGGCGTTCCTATTGATGTGTATTTAAAGAGTCGAAAAGATGCGCATATGTTGGTCGAAGATTTTATGCTTCTTGCCAACAAACGAGTAGGTGCCTTAATGCACGGTTTGCACGAAAAATTAGGCTTTGTTTGGCCCATGGTTTATCGTATCCATGACGAACCCGATATGGAACGAGTGAATAATTTTGCTGATTTTGCAGGACAAATGGGTTACCCCTTGTCCATTGAGTCGCCCGAACAGGTCAAACCTGCATTTGGCAAGATGCTCAAAGCCGCAGAAGGAAAACCAGAATCGGATATTTTGCAACAACTGGCCATTCGAACCATGGCAAAAGCAGTTTATTCAACGGATAATATTGGGCATTATGGTTTAGGTTTTGCCACCTATTCTCATTTTACTTCTCCTATTCGACGTTATGCAGATGTATTAGGACATCGTATTTTATTCGACTATTTGAGTAATAATAATAAACGAATGAATCCTCAAAAGTTGGAAGAGTCCTGCAAGCATATTTCTAGAAAGGAAAGAGATGCGATGGAGGCAGAACGAGAATCGGTGAAATACAAACAAGCAGAATTTTTGGAGGCTCATTTGGGCGATATTTTTGAAGGAAGCATTTCTGGAATTACCGACCATGGTATTTATGTAACCATCAAAGCTAACTTCTGCGAAGGAATGATTCGCTATGATAAAATGTTTGATGATTTTGAACCTGACGAGCATCATTTTCACATCAAATCGCCATTTATAACGTACAAAATGGGAGATACAGTTTGGGTTCGCATCTTGGGAGCTAATAAATTTAAACGTCAAATAGACCTAGAATTGTTAGATCCTGAAGACAGTGACAACGAACCTCCTGCTAGAACTCAACTTATATCAAAAGAAGTGACCACAACTAAAGTAGTAACCGAAGAACCAACAAACGAAGCCCCCAAAACGCCAACTACCGCTCCAAAGGAAACGCCCACTAAACCAAAGGGCATCCAAAAAATTAAGGTAGTCCAAGAGCCTCAAAGGGGTAAAAAGGTCATAAAATCTAATTATATTGCTGATAACAAGGCTTATGAAGCGTTGCTACCTAAGGTAGAGCAAGCCTTTAACGAAAGCCATATTAAGATCATTGCCAAGCAAAAACGAGCAAAATGGAAATATGAACTATCTCCTTCTGCTCCTATTGGTGGTTCGGTTTTATTGCTGCATTTTAATCCTGCTGCTGCGCTCAACAAAGGCTATCGTGGGCAAAAATTGCTTTCGCAACATCCCTTCAAACCACAGGGAAGTACCAAGACGTTTTTCAAAACGTATTTCCCGAATCAAAAAATTTCAGAAGGTTATTTTTCTCCATTTCGTTCTATGGATGACAAACAACTTTCGAACAAAGATTTGGATTTAAGTTTGCCAATTTTTAAAGCCTTTATCAGCATTCTGAAACCTGAGAAAATAGTCTCTTTTTCGATTCCTATGATAGAGCTATTGCAAAAATATAACTTGCTTTCTAACTTAGAAGAAGAAGAAGTGACCGACCATACTCGTACAATCATTACTTCTAGAGGATTTTTAAACATAGAGGAACATAAAATACCAATCTATTTTGTTCCTAGACCTTCCTCTCGCCTCCTCAAAGCCTTAAAAACAGCGGCTTGGGATTGGGCATTTAAGATAGAGGAATAA
- a CDS encoding sulfotransferase family protein: MIISHDVQLIFIHVHRTGGSSIINLLKNELRSKVEILSQHGNAKTAESSFLAQYPHYFTFGFVRNPWDRLLSWYSLLTKWDRRSLDQERLRFEQFIELNYACRPSDPFFHYNQLDYFTNTTIDVQVDRIGRYENYAQDAQRIFNSIGLPFSNIPQQNATYSKCYKDYYTTKSQKLVHQKCYKDIEHFGYFF; the protein is encoded by the coding sequence ATGATTATATCCCATGATGTACAATTGATTTTTATTCATGTACATAGAACTGGAGGTTCTTCTATCATTAATTTATTAAAAAATGAACTTCGGTCTAAGGTCGAGATTCTTTCGCAACATGGAAATGCAAAAACAGCAGAAAGTAGCTTTTTAGCACAATATCCTCATTATTTCACCTTTGGTTTTGTTAGAAACCCTTGGGATCGCTTATTGTCTTGGTATTCCTTGCTAACCAAATGGGATCGAAGAAGTTTGGATCAAGAACGTCTAAGATTTGAGCAATTTATTGAATTAAATTATGCTTGCCGTCCATCAGATCCTTTTTTTCATTACAATCAATTGGACTATTTTACAAATACTACCATAGATGTTCAGGTGGATAGAATTGGGCGTTATGAAAACTATGCCCAAGATGCACAAAGAATATTTAACAGTATTGGACTTCCTTTTTCGAATATCCCTCAACAGAATGCTACCTATAGCAAGTGTTATAAAGATTATTACACGACCAAAAGCCAGAAATTAGTACATCAAAAATGCTATAAAGACATTGAGCATTTTGGCTATTTCTTTTGA
- a CDS encoding T9SS type A sorting domain-containing protein, with product MKNKLCFFRSPVLLQQSIFLCFLLWSSTAYSQCTNPDVLLSEDFESNPVAGANTGVIYGGGSSNHNSAYILSGTRFGWFNVVNGIGNVDVYDRAVSGLCVDSMVQVSFWSRQSFGTTNVTFNMIDDAGNILATSTVSLTSFYQQYTFNFVATTPGMRFVIHCNSTGGNGVDIVMEDLLITHCCTYLLPIQVRQFNAACLKSKVELTWEIEQRDGNNDVRIERSKDGFSFEEVGRAEPREVQNNIATYRWVDDSPLPAMAYYRLVMTNLDGSLSYSSIIATYCESVDVVTISPNPFKDIFTIQFPFEASYPSNIEVLDYTGRKVYEVIIKDKTQFVEILLGNQYPAGTYFVKVSNASASSTHRIVKAK from the coding sequence ATGAAAAACAAACTTTGTTTTTTTAGATCCCCAGTTTTGTTACAACAATCAATTTTTTTATGTTTTCTTTTATGGAGTAGTACAGCCTATAGTCAATGTACCAACCCAGATGTTTTACTCTCTGAAGATTTTGAAAGTAATCCTGTTGCTGGTGCTAATACAGGCGTTATTTACGGTGGAGGAAGCAGTAATCATAACAGTGCTTATATTCTAAGTGGTACTCGTTTTGGTTGGTTTAATGTCGTGAATGGCATTGGCAATGTTGATGTTTATGACAGAGCAGTGTCAGGGCTTTGTGTCGATTCTATGGTACAGGTAAGCTTTTGGTCTAGACAGTCCTTTGGAACGACCAATGTCACCTTTAATATGATTGATGATGCAGGAAATATATTGGCGACAAGTACAGTAAGCCTAACTTCTTTTTATCAGCAATACACCTTTAACTTTGTAGCAACAACGCCAGGAATGCGTTTTGTGATTCATTGTAACTCAACAGGAGGTAATGGAGTAGATATTGTGATGGAAGATTTATTGATAACACATTGCTGTACTTATTTGTTGCCGATTCAAGTACGCCAGTTTAACGCAGCATGTTTAAAAAGCAAAGTTGAATTGACTTGGGAAATAGAACAACGAGATGGCAACAATGATGTTAGAATTGAACGAAGTAAAGATGGCTTTTCTTTTGAAGAAGTAGGTCGTGCAGAACCGAGAGAAGTACAAAATAATATAGCCACTTATCGTTGGGTGGATGATAGTCCCCTTCCTGCTATGGCTTATTATCGATTGGTGATGACCAACTTAGATGGAAGTCTTTCTTATTCCTCTATTATAGCGACTTATTGCGAATCTGTAGATGTAGTTACGATTTCTCCTAATCCTTTTAAAGATATATTTACGATTCAATTTCCCTTTGAGGCAAGTTATCCTAGCAACATAGAAGTATTGGACTATACAGGCCGAAAAGTATATGAAGTGATTATAAAAGATAAAACGCAATTTGTAGAAATTTTGCTGGGCAATCAATATCCTGCTGGAACTTATTTTGTGAAGGTTTCGAATGCGTCTGCTTCTAGCACTCATCGGATCGTAAAAGCAAAATAA
- a CDS encoding amidohydrolase family protein: MKRILIQMLSLLSISTIDAQEALQRLLIEDVNVIPMHIHTVLEHKDVVIENGEITQVRPHTDQDTSTYNLGRIDGRNKFLVPSFSDAHVHLPEQEDLAHFFLMNIMNGVTSLRSMRGAPWHLEIDQQAEFTPKLYLSSPPIHRSDSISPRKAEQLIANYQKAGFDFVKILSVKDQNTFDYLAGASKKYNFPLAGHCPSNISIFSLSNSNTFQSIEHLSGFFSLPDIESIKIAIDRTINAQIYHCPTLDWYYTGQVKESDLRKRAGVAFLPKKWINKWEEKIAAHLAESTAEGQEKERKISKQRFDTRLLYLGFIYRQGGLLLLSSDASGIYGIPGYGIHTEMQHYAQAKISNYDILKSTCYNLSAMFGEQHTWGTIKAGVYSDLVLLNSNPLDDIKNTTDIQGIIFKGKYYLQDDLKEQLKKLKD, translated from the coding sequence ATGAAACGAATTTTAATCCAAATGTTATCCTTATTATCGATCTCTACGATTGACGCACAAGAAGCCCTCCAACGCTTGTTAATTGAAGATGTCAATGTCATTCCTATGCACATTCATACCGTGCTAGAACACAAAGATGTTGTCATTGAAAATGGAGAAATTACGCAAGTCCGCCCCCATACTGACCAAGATACTTCAACCTACAATTTGGGGCGAATAGACGGTCGAAATAAATTCTTGGTTCCCTCTTTTTCGGATGCCCATGTCCATCTGCCTGAACAAGAAGATTTAGCCCATTTTTTTCTAATGAATATCATGAATGGCGTAACCTCATTGCGTTCTATGCGTGGAGCGCCTTGGCATTTAGAAATTGATCAACAGGCAGAATTTACCCCTAAGTTATACCTATCTTCTCCCCCCATCCATCGTAGTGATAGTATTTCTCCTCGAAAAGCCGAACAATTAATTGCTAATTATCAGAAAGCAGGCTTTGATTTTGTAAAAATTCTGAGTGTAAAAGATCAAAATACCTTTGATTACTTAGCTGGTGCATCCAAAAAATACAACTTTCCATTAGCGGGGCATTGTCCTTCCAATATTAGTATTTTTAGCCTTAGTAACAGTAATACTTTCCAAAGTATTGAACATTTAAGTGGTTTTTTCTCTTTACCTGATATAGAAAGTATCAAAATTGCCATCGATCGCACTATAAATGCTCAAATTTACCATTGTCCTACACTAGATTGGTATTATACGGGGCAAGTAAAGGAGTCTGATCTTCGCAAAAGAGCTGGAGTAGCGTTTCTACCTAAAAAATGGATCAATAAATGGGAGGAAAAAATAGCTGCACACTTAGCAGAGAGCACAGCAGAAGGACAAGAAAAAGAGCGTAAGATTAGTAAACAGCGATTTGATACTCGATTATTATACTTAGGTTTTATTTATAGACAGGGTGGTTTGTTGTTATTGAGTTCCGATGCTTCGGGTATCTACGGAATTCCTGGCTACGGAATCCATACAGAAATGCAACATTATGCCCAAGCTAAAATCTCTAACTATGATATTCTAAAATCGACCTGTTATAATTTGTCAGCGATGTTTGGAGAGCAACATACTTGGGGGACAATCAAAGCTGGTGTTTATTCAGACTTAGTATTACTCAATAGCAATCCATTAGATGACATCAAAAACACAACAGATATTCAGGGTATTATTTTCAAAGGAAAGTACTATTTACAAGATGATTTAAAAGAACAACTTAAAAAATTAAAGGACTAA
- a CDS encoding arylamine N-acetyltransferase family protein, with the protein MNLKSYLKRINYHKDLVLNKALLFELQQCHLKNVPFENLDIHYNRVIELDLTAIYNKIVEHKRGGFCYELNGLFYSLLKEIGFDVWMVSGRVYNGKGGYGQEYDHLALMVALDGDHYLVDVGFGKFSSQPLRINFEEELLDDVGCFKFDRLDENYWRVNEVIEGELVPQYIFSPQKRALQEFQEMCTFHQSSPASHFTQKRVVSLPTKEGRITLNDQQFKITKQGVTETIAIKNEAQFEAVLMDQFAIKII; encoded by the coding sequence ATGAACCTCAAGAGCTATTTAAAAAGAATCAATTATCACAAGGATTTAGTCCTTAATAAAGCACTGCTTTTTGAGTTGCAGCAATGCCATCTAAAAAACGTTCCTTTTGAAAACCTAGACATTCATTATAACCGAGTAATAGAACTGGATCTTACAGCAATTTACAACAAAATCGTAGAGCATAAAAGAGGGGGATTTTGTTATGAATTAAATGGCTTGTTTTATTCCTTGCTCAAAGAAATTGGCTTTGATGTTTGGATGGTTTCTGGACGGGTTTATAATGGGAAAGGTGGCTATGGGCAGGAGTACGACCACTTAGCCTTGATGGTAGCCCTTGACGGAGATCATTATCTCGTAGATGTTGGTTTTGGCAAATTTTCGTCTCAACCATTACGCATTAATTTTGAGGAGGAATTATTGGATGATGTTGGCTGTTTTAAATTTGATCGGTTGGATGAAAACTATTGGCGGGTCAATGAAGTAATTGAAGGAGAATTGGTACCACAATATATTTTTAGTCCTCAAAAAAGAGCCCTTCAGGAATTTCAAGAAATGTGTACCTTTCACCAAAGCAGTCCAGCCTCACATTTTACGCAAAAGCGAGTAGTTTCTCTGCCAACTAAAGAGGGGAGAATTACTCTGAATGACCAGCAATTTAAAATAACCAAACAGGGAGTTACGGAAACGATTGCCATTAAAAATGAAGCACAGTTTGAGGCGGTATTAATGGATCAGTTTGCTATAAAGATAATTTAA